A part of Paraburkholderia largidicola genomic DNA contains:
- a CDS encoding FadR/GntR family transcriptional regulator, with protein MASTSFALERAFRPKQIYEQVAERMRGDIRSGQFSPEARLPSERELAARFGVGRPAVREALGALQNEGLVVTRRNSGTYVCADALQRLAAAPASGEIPGDADFSPTSALDVRLILEPAIARRAAAHAQRDEFAEHYLAQMDSIDDVSDAVQRALWNDSDRLFHRQLAVMTGDALLVKIADEVAKAMDQPLWKRLKDDGIHDPGRIRLYVSEHRLIYEAIVNGDADAAAFYVEQHIVRVRRDIAPK; from the coding sequence ATGGCCTCGACCTCATTTGCACTGGAACGCGCGTTTCGCCCGAAGCAGATTTACGAGCAGGTCGCGGAGCGCATGCGCGGCGACATTCGAAGCGGGCAGTTCTCGCCTGAAGCGCGGCTGCCTTCGGAGCGCGAGCTTGCGGCGCGTTTTGGGGTTGGACGGCCTGCTGTGCGGGAGGCACTGGGCGCGTTGCAGAACGAGGGGTTGGTCGTCACGCGGCGCAATTCGGGCACTTACGTCTGCGCGGACGCGTTGCAGCGGTTGGCGGCGGCGCCCGCTTCTGGCGAGATACCGGGCGACGCCGATTTCAGCCCTACGTCGGCCCTCGATGTGCGTTTGATCCTGGAGCCCGCCATCGCGCGACGCGCGGCCGCGCATGCACAGCGTGACGAGTTCGCCGAGCATTACCTTGCGCAGATGGATTCGATCGACGATGTCTCCGACGCCGTGCAGCGCGCGCTATGGAACGATAGCGACCGGTTGTTTCATCGGCAGCTTGCGGTGATGACGGGCGATGCCCTGCTCGTGAAGATCGCCGATGAAGTGGCTAAAGCCATGGACCAGCCTTTATGGAAACGCCTGAAGGATGATGGGATTCATGATCCTGGGCGGATCAGGCTTTATGTTTCCGAGCATCGGTTGATCTATGAGGCCATTGTCAATGGCGATGCCGATGCGGCTGCTTTTTATGTTGAGCAGCATATTGTCAGAGTGCGGAGGGATATTGCGCCTAAGTGA
- the tssF gene encoding type VI secretion system baseplate subunit TssF — MDPQLLDYYNHELIYMRELAGEFARQHPKIAARLGMQGGEVADPYVERIIEAFCFMAARMQIRIDAEFPKFIGRLLEVIYPNYVAPTPSVSVARIYPSAVEGNLVKGFRVPRGTIFKTRKPKGEKTECRFRSGQDVVLYPLTITDARLTPIPPDVVGLDRYLSPERQVRGALRLRFRTTNAVRIADLQGLVRLPIYLQGDEQVASHLFELLHAASIALVAGEPGQFGMPGKPLSVVTSDPVVHEGIGINEGLLPLTGSKFHGHNLLHEYFACPSRFYFFALNGLKEAFARVGGSEVEVIILLDRPTDRLAGVVDVSHFALFCTPVINLFPKRTDQIEIPPGGETRLVPSRLEPLDYEVFAIERVFGQKTSDSKEVEFRPLFQTLSNDEGNDGRYFSIRRERRLISGLARRYGTRTPYIGTEVFVSLVDQHEAPYGPELRYLAVDAWVTNRELPLLVPRNGADDLRGLEEDAIESVGLIRPPSPPRPPYADREMAWRVIRQLNFNYLPFSDMDHREGGQGLRDLLRLFVADDDTDRQREVEALLGVKTRPVNEMLPGNGPLVFGRGIECVLTVDETGFSGGSPYLLGLILEHYLARHVSMNSFTQTELHSMQRGLVARWPVRMGTRGVA; from the coding sequence ATGGACCCACAGCTGCTGGACTACTACAACCATGAACTGATTTATATGCGTGAACTCGCGGGCGAGTTCGCACGACAACATCCCAAGATCGCTGCGCGTCTCGGTATGCAGGGCGGTGAAGTAGCCGACCCGTATGTCGAACGCATCATTGAGGCATTCTGCTTCATGGCGGCCCGCATGCAGATCAGGATCGATGCGGAATTTCCGAAGTTCATCGGACGATTGCTGGAAGTCATTTACCCGAACTACGTGGCGCCGACACCATCTGTCTCCGTCGCGAGGATCTATCCGAGCGCCGTCGAAGGTAACCTGGTCAAAGGCTTTCGCGTTCCGCGCGGCACAATCTTCAAGACACGCAAGCCGAAGGGCGAGAAGACCGAGTGCCGGTTTCGCAGCGGTCAGGATGTGGTCTTGTATCCGTTGACGATCACGGATGCCAGGCTGACGCCTATCCCACCCGATGTGGTGGGGCTCGACCGTTATCTTTCCCCCGAGCGGCAAGTGCGCGGCGCACTGCGCCTGCGTTTCCGTACCACGAATGCCGTACGCATTGCCGATCTCCAGGGACTCGTCCGCCTGCCCATTTATCTTCAGGGTGACGAGCAGGTTGCCTCCCACCTGTTCGAGCTGCTGCACGCCGCCAGTATCGCGTTGGTCGCTGGCGAACCAGGCCAGTTTGGAATGCCTGGCAAACCGCTATCGGTTGTGACATCGGATCCGGTTGTGCATGAAGGTATCGGCATCAATGAGGGTTTGCTGCCTCTGACCGGGTCGAAGTTCCACGGCCATAACCTGTTGCATGAATACTTCGCTTGCCCGAGCCGCTTTTACTTCTTTGCGTTGAACGGCCTGAAAGAGGCTTTCGCACGGGTCGGCGGCAGTGAGGTTGAGGTGATCATCCTGCTCGATCGGCCCACCGATCGCCTGGCTGGTGTGGTGGACGTGTCCCACTTCGCACTTTTCTGTACGCCCGTTATCAACCTGTTCCCCAAACGGACCGACCAGATCGAGATTCCTCCGGGAGGCGAAACCCGGCTGGTTCCTTCACGGCTTGAACCGCTCGATTACGAGGTGTTTGCCATCGAAAGAGTGTTCGGGCAGAAAACGTCTGATTCGAAAGAGGTGGAGTTTCGTCCGCTGTTCCAGACGCTGAGCAACGACGAGGGTAACGATGGGCGGTACTTTTCGATTCGGCGCGAGCGCAGGCTCATATCCGGTTTGGCACGACGCTACGGGACACGCACGCCCTATATCGGAACGGAGGTCTTTGTTTCCCTGGTTGACCAGCACGAGGCACCATACGGTCCGGAATTGCGCTATCTCGCGGTCGATGCATGGGTAACCAACCGCGAACTGCCATTGCTGGTGCCGCGCAACGGAGCGGATGATCTCAGAGGTCTGGAAGAGGATGCTATCGAGTCGGTGGGCCTGATCCGTCCGCCTAGCCCGCCCAGGCCACCCTATGCGGATCGCGAGATGGCGTGGCGTGTGATCCGGCAACTGAATTTCAACTACCTGCCGTTCAGCGACATGGATCACCGCGAAGGCGGTCAGGGGCTGCGCGACCTGCTCAGGCTGTTCGTGGCGGATGACGACACCGACCGTCAACGCGAGGTGGAAGCACTGCTAGGGGTGAAGACGCGGCCGGTCAACGAGATGCTGCCGGGGAACGGACCGCTTGTCTTCGGGCGTGGCATCGAATGTGTCCTGACCGTCGACGAAACGGGCTTTTCCGGCGGCAGTCCCTACCTGCTTGGCCTGATCCTCGAACACTACCTGGCGCGGCACGTGTCGATGAATTCGTTCACGCAGACTGAACTGCATTCAATGCAGCGCGGACTGGTCGCACGCTGGCCGGTGCGCATGGGTACGCGCGGAGTAGCCTGA
- a CDS encoding PAAR domain-containing protein, producing MHRKIILVGDVTDHGGTVLTGSPDKTFDRVAIARVGDTVSCPKHGNNAIVSGNSAVSIDGKAAAVEGGKTACGSRLIASQTMFNTTESRQDKNGRYANPLWDHSSPAQPVYNPYHASPFLPDEPTFSQVPPDNGA from the coding sequence ATGCATCGAAAAATTATCCTGGTAGGCGACGTCACGGATCATGGCGGCACCGTCCTGACGGGCAGCCCTGACAAGACTTTCGACCGCGTGGCGATTGCTCGCGTGGGTGACACGGTGTCATGTCCCAAGCACGGGAATAACGCGATTGTCAGCGGCAACTCCGCCGTCTCTATCGATGGCAAGGCCGCGGCCGTCGAAGGTGGGAAGACCGCATGTGGCAGCCGCCTGATCGCGAGCCAGACCATGTTCAATACAACCGAATCGCGCCAGGATAAGAACGGCAGATATGCGAATCCTTTATGGGATCACTCATCGCCAGCTCAACCCGTATACAACCCATACCATGCGAGTCCCTTCCTTCCCGACGAACCGACCTTTTCGCAGGTGCCCCCGGACAATGGAGCGTAA
- a CDS encoding type VI secretion system Vgr family protein, translating to MLQFLTDRTLTISGPAIPLSTGGVPALQLRALHGSETVSTIYTYVLDCVSASDLMMDDAANLDLKSLIGKELTVTIQLDGMGSFVPGMTGLSGPSNIGKGIREISGIVTEARYVGQSTRQGQYRLLLQPWIRLADQQSNYRIFQNKTVVEIVDQVLGFYMFSWDKRLSAEYKSLAYQVQYGETDFAFVQRLMQEHGIYWFYEHSNGIHRMVLVDQLGAHKPVDSEAYQTLSYYPPGHKIDREYIDTFDASESIQSGRWTTGDFNFKKPKARLEAENALPRDTQYNELEHYEWPGDYSDLDAGEEFAQIRMQEIHAHGSRAWGGGNLRDVVCGTTFTLHGYPQKDANREYLVLGATFVASELGESTGAGEFHVRSTFVVQPATVVFRPPRTIQKPRTRGPQTATVTGPEGHEIWTDQYGRVKLKFHWDRSPVRDQNSSCWVRVSYPWAGNNYGTISIPRVGSEVIVDFENGDPDRPIIIGRVYNGSNMPPWTLPDNATQSGTLSRSSEGGGYGTANAIRFEDKKGLEQLWIHAERDLLIEVERDEVHAVQMNRTRSTGADDTTDIAGVRTVKVQGVEQHVVNGAQQTTLNGGHSLTVNGGQTVSVNGSQSISATANVSVTAGAQMSFLCGASSIVMDSSGTVTISGINVSVIAAGTLTTAAPLTNLKSA from the coding sequence ATGTTGCAATTTCTGACAGACCGTACGCTTACGATTAGCGGCCCGGCCATCCCGCTCTCGACGGGTGGGGTCCCCGCGTTGCAACTCAGGGCGCTACACGGCTCCGAAACCGTATCCACGATCTACACCTACGTGCTGGATTGCGTATCAGCGTCTGATCTGATGATGGACGACGCTGCAAACCTCGATCTGAAATCGCTTATCGGCAAGGAGCTGACCGTCACGATTCAACTTGACGGCATGGGCTCCTTCGTGCCCGGAATGACCGGATTGTCGGGGCCGTCGAATATCGGCAAAGGCATTCGGGAGATTAGCGGCATTGTCACGGAAGCCAGATATGTCGGGCAGTCAACCCGACAAGGTCAGTATCGTCTGCTCCTCCAGCCATGGATCCGTCTTGCAGATCAACAGTCGAACTACAGAATATTCCAGAACAAGACGGTGGTCGAAATTGTGGACCAGGTCTTGGGCTTCTATATGTTCTCGTGGGACAAACGCCTGAGCGCGGAGTACAAAAGCCTCGCGTATCAAGTCCAGTACGGCGAAACCGATTTCGCGTTCGTTCAGAGGCTCATGCAGGAACATGGCATCTACTGGTTCTATGAGCATTCGAACGGGATTCACCGGATGGTGCTGGTAGATCAGCTGGGTGCCCACAAACCGGTTGATAGCGAGGCATACCAGACACTCTCGTACTACCCTCCGGGACACAAGATAGATAGGGAATATATCGATACCTTTGACGCGAGCGAGAGTATCCAGTCGGGTCGCTGGACAACGGGCGATTTCAATTTCAAGAAACCGAAAGCACGTCTGGAAGCGGAAAACGCCTTGCCACGTGACACTCAATATAACGAACTGGAGCATTACGAATGGCCGGGTGATTACAGTGATCTGGATGCCGGGGAAGAGTTTGCCCAGATACGAATGCAGGAAATCCATGCTCACGGGAGTCGTGCATGGGGAGGCGGCAATCTGCGCGATGTTGTTTGTGGTACGACATTTACGCTTCATGGCTACCCGCAGAAAGATGCCAATCGCGAGTATCTGGTTCTTGGCGCGACGTTTGTTGCCTCTGAGCTGGGCGAGTCGACTGGCGCGGGGGAATTCCACGTCCGGTCGACCTTTGTCGTGCAGCCCGCCACGGTTGTCTTCCGTCCACCGCGCACGATCCAGAAGCCTCGTACGCGTGGGCCACAGACCGCTACCGTCACAGGCCCGGAGGGTCATGAAATCTGGACTGATCAGTACGGTCGGGTCAAGCTGAAGTTCCACTGGGACCGCTCGCCGGTGCGCGATCAAAATTCATCCTGCTGGGTGCGGGTCTCGTACCCGTGGGCCGGCAACAACTACGGAACAATCTCGATTCCCCGTGTCGGCTCCGAGGTGATCGTTGATTTCGAGAATGGCGATCCTGATCGACCCATCATCATCGGGCGCGTCTATAACGGTTCGAACATGCCGCCATGGACGCTACCGGACAATGCCACACAAAGTGGAACATTGTCCCGGTCTTCAGAAGGTGGTGGATACGGCACAGCCAATGCGATCCGCTTCGAGGACAAGAAAGGGCTGGAGCAACTGTGGATCCACGCAGAGCGAGATCTGCTAATCGAAGTGGAGCGCGACGAGGTTCACGCCGTGCAGATGAATCGCACGCGTTCCACGGGCGCCGACGACACCACCGACATTGCGGGTGTGCGAACTGTAAAGGTGCAGGGCGTGGAGCAGCACGTCGTGAACGGCGCGCAACAAACCACGCTAAACGGCGGGCACTCGCTAACGGTCAATGGTGGTCAGACCGTGAGCGTCAATGGTAGTCAAAGCATATCGGCAACCGCCAACGTGTCGGTCACCGCTGGCGCACAGATGAGCTTCCTGTGCGGCGCATCCAGCATCGTGATGGATAGCAGCGGTACGGTGACGATCTCCGGCATCAACGTATCCGTCATCGCAGCAGGAACCTTGACGACGGCCGCGCCGCTGACCAATCTCAAGTCTGCGTAA